A window of the Comamonas sp. Y33R10-2 genome harbors these coding sequences:
- a CDS encoding nitroreductase family protein — protein MSITRTSTVPVHPQFLERMSPRAFVPEALSTAQVEQLVEAAHWAPSASNKQPWHFAYALRGDASWEAFSRIPNEANRRWCLNAGALIVLLSDKQASGKHSFDAGCAWGYLALQAHAMGLATHAMGGFSADEAGSVLGLPEHLSAECVIAVGRRGDASTLPDDLREREVPSLRKPLAQVLSAGAVPASITA, from the coding sequence ATGAGCATCACACGTACCAGCACCGTTCCCGTTCATCCCCAGTTTCTGGAGCGCATGTCGCCGCGCGCCTTTGTGCCCGAAGCTCTGAGCACCGCTCAAGTGGAGCAACTGGTAGAAGCCGCGCATTGGGCCCCTTCGGCCAGCAACAAGCAGCCTTGGCACTTTGCCTACGCCCTGCGCGGTGATGCGAGCTGGGAGGCTTTCTCTCGCATTCCAAATGAAGCCAACCGCCGCTGGTGTCTGAATGCGGGCGCGCTGATTGTTCTGCTGTCGGACAAGCAAGCCTCGGGCAAGCACAGCTTTGATGCAGGCTGCGCCTGGGGCTATCTGGCGCTGCAAGCCCATGCGATGGGTCTGGCTACGCACGCCATGGGTGGTTTTTCTGCCGATGAAGCCGGTAGCGTGCTGGGTCTGCCCGAGCATCTGAGCGCCGAATGCGTGATTGCCGTGGGCCGCCGCGGCGACGCATCTACTCTGCCCGACGACCTGCGCGAGCGCGAAGTACCCTCGCTGCGCAAGCCTCTGGCCCAAGTACTGAGCGCGGGAGCCGTGCCCGCATCCATCACTGCCTGA
- a CDS encoding HPP family protein, translated as MSVIQTLWQRLGPAASRTSLKDLIRSCLGAGLGLALAGMLVGMVDHFLPHALFLFAPLGATAVLVFAMPSSPLAQPWNCVVGNTVPALYSLLLLWAFPTLSLTSMAALAVAGAIAIMLALRALHPPGGAVALLTVLSAEQLLPLGWHLLVPMAALSAVLVAVGVLYHRACGRPYLHQPPQVAKARRPATQLALSEQDLEQLLQRFDQSNNLSPEDLGVMLAAAEEDAIKRRMSAVSCGEVMSAKLLTVSPQTPLEEIAELFHRHLVKCLPVVDTQGELIGRVLRADLFDWLWQGHRARQQQNLWQRLRAKPSKEQSVAQDLMRGPEMSVQEATPMGDLLQELASHTVQFIAVQRGKTLVGVITRSDVIRTLLSVNH; from the coding sequence ATGTCCGTTATTCAAACACTGTGGCAACGTCTGGGCCCTGCGGCGTCCCGCACATCGTTGAAGGATTTGATTCGCTCCTGCCTAGGCGCGGGTCTGGGGCTGGCTCTGGCCGGAATGCTGGTCGGCATGGTCGATCACTTCCTGCCCCATGCCCTCTTTCTTTTCGCGCCGCTGGGTGCGACTGCGGTGCTGGTGTTTGCCATGCCCAGCAGCCCACTGGCACAGCCATGGAACTGCGTGGTCGGCAACACCGTGCCTGCACTCTATTCTTTGCTGCTGCTCTGGGCATTTCCCACACTCTCGCTGACTTCAATGGCAGCGCTGGCCGTGGCGGGTGCCATTGCCATCATGCTGGCCCTGCGTGCTCTGCACCCGCCGGGCGGCGCTGTAGCCTTGCTCACGGTGCTTTCTGCCGAGCAATTGCTGCCGCTGGGCTGGCATCTGCTGGTGCCCATGGCCGCGCTTTCGGCGGTGCTGGTCGCGGTGGGCGTGCTCTACCACCGAGCTTGCGGCCGCCCTTACCTGCACCAGCCGCCCCAGGTCGCCAAGGCCCGGCGCCCTGCCACGCAACTGGCGCTGAGCGAGCAGGATCTGGAGCAACTGCTGCAGCGATTTGACCAGAGTAACAACCTCTCGCCCGAAGATTTGGGCGTGATGCTGGCAGCGGCCGAAGAAGACGCCATCAAGCGCCGCATGAGTGCCGTGAGCTGTGGCGAGGTCATGTCTGCCAAGCTGCTCACGGTGAGCCCGCAAACCCCGCTGGAAGAAATTGCCGAGCTGTTTCACCGCCACCTCGTCAAGTGCCTGCCCGTGGTCGATACCCAGGGCGAGCTGATTGGCCGCGTTCTGCGTGCCGACCTGTTTGACTGGCTGTGGCAAGGCCACCGTGCGCGGCAGCAGCAAAACCTGTGGCAACGCCTGCGTGCCAAGCCATCGAAAGAGCAATCCGTAGCGCAGGATTTGATGCGCGGCCCCGAGATGAGCGTGCAAGAAGCCACGCCCATGGGTGATTTGCTGCAAGAGCTGGCATCGCACACCGTGCAGTTTATTGCGGTGCAGCGGGGCAAGACGCTGGTGGGCGTCATCACCCGCTCTGACGTCATTCGCACCCTGCTCTCGGTGAATCATTAG